Proteins encoded by one window of Chromobacterium violaceum ATCC 12472:
- the nusG gene encoding transcription termination/antitermination protein NusG translates to MAKRWYVVHAYSGFEKSVQKALRERIERSDIADQFGQILVPVEEVVDVKNGRKSITERKFFPGYVLVEMEMTDDTWHLVKSTPKVTGFVGGTANRPAPISKKEVEAIMQQMQEGVEKPKPKVLFEVGEKVRVIDGPFNDFNGSVDEVNYERNKLRVSVQIFGRDTPVELEFSQVEKL, encoded by the coding sequence ATGGCAAAGCGCTGGTATGTGGTACACGCTTACTCCGGTTTTGAGAAAAGCGTGCAAAAAGCGCTGCGTGAACGTATCGAACGTTCCGACATCGCAGATCAATTTGGTCAGATTCTGGTGCCGGTGGAAGAGGTTGTGGACGTGAAGAACGGCCGCAAGTCGATCACCGAGCGCAAATTCTTCCCCGGCTACGTGCTGGTGGAGATGGAGATGACCGACGATACCTGGCACCTGGTGAAGAGCACGCCCAAGGTGACCGGTTTTGTCGGCGGCACGGCGAATCGCCCCGCTCCGATTTCCAAGAAGGAAGTCGAGGCCATCATGCAGCAGATGCAGGAGGGCGTGGAGAAGCCGAAGCCGAAAGTGCTGTTCGAAGTGGGCGAGAAGGTTCGCGTCATCGACGGCCCGTTCAACGACTTCAACGGCAGCGTCGATGAGGTGAACTACGAGCGCAACAAGTTGCGCGTGTCGGTTCAGATCTTCGGCCGCGATACGCCGGTTGAGCTGGAATTCAGCCAGGTGGAAAAGCTGTAA
- the secE gene encoding preprotein translocase subunit SecE, whose product MEMQDKIKLILAGLVVVAGVVGFYLIPEGQGLLRALAFVASILLAAGVVWTSAPGKGLVTYANESMVEARKVVWPTRKEATQVTLMVFVFVTVLALFMWLVDSSLSWLFYDVILGRGR is encoded by the coding sequence ATGGAAATGCAAGATAAGATCAAGTTGATCCTGGCTGGTCTTGTAGTAGTGGCCGGGGTTGTCGGCTTTTACCTGATTCCCGAGGGTCAGGGTCTGCTGCGCGCGCTGGCTTTCGTCGCCTCCATCCTGCTGGCTGCCGGCGTGGTGTGGACTTCGGCGCCCGGCAAGGGCTTGGTGACTTATGCCAACGAGTCCATGGTCGAGGCTCGCAAAGTGGTTTGGCCGACGCGCAAGGAGGCGACCCAGGTGACGCTGATGGTGTTCGTGTTCGTCACCGTCCTGGCGCTCTTCATGTGGCTGGTGGATTCCAGCCTGTCCTGGCTGTTTTACGACGTGATACTCGGTCGAGGTAGATAA
- the tuf gene encoding elongation factor Tu — MAKEKFERTKPHVNVGTIGHVDHGKTTLTAAITTILSKKFGGEAKDYSQIDSAPEEKARGITINTAHVEYETETRHYAHVDCPGHADYVKNMITGAAQMDGAILVCSAADGPMPQTREHILLSRQVGVPYIIVYLNKADLVDDAELLELVEMEVRDLLSSYDFPGDDTPIVTGSARLALEGDQSEMGEPSIFRLADALDSYIPTPERAIDKPFLLPIEDVFSISGRGTVVTGRVERGIVKVGEELEIVGLKDTVKTTCTGVEMFRKLLDQGQAGDNVGVLLRGTKREDVERGQVLAKPGTITPHTKFEASVYVLSKDEGGRHTPFFANYRPQFYFRTTDVTGAISLAEGVEMVMPGDNVEIKVELIAPIAMEEGLRFAIREGGRTVGAGVVAKIIA; from the coding sequence ATGGCTAAGGAAAAGTTCGAGCGGACCAAACCGCACGTAAACGTCGGCACCATCGGTCACGTTGACCATGGTAAAACCACTCTGACCGCTGCTATCACCACCATTCTGTCGAAGAAGTTCGGTGGCGAAGCCAAAGACTACTCCCAGATCGACAGCGCGCCGGAAGAGAAGGCTCGTGGTATCACCATCAATACCGCGCACGTTGAATACGAAACCGAGACCCGCCACTACGCTCACGTAGACTGCCCGGGCCACGCCGACTACGTTAAGAACATGATCACCGGTGCTGCCCAGATGGACGGCGCGATCCTGGTCTGCTCGGCCGCTGACGGTCCGATGCCGCAAACCCGCGAACACATCCTGCTGTCCCGCCAGGTTGGCGTGCCGTACATCATCGTCTACCTGAACAAGGCTGACCTGGTTGACGACGCCGAGCTGCTGGAACTGGTGGAAATGGAAGTGCGCGATCTGCTGTCTTCCTACGACTTCCCGGGCGACGACACCCCGATCGTGACCGGCTCCGCTCGTCTGGCGCTGGAAGGCGACCAGTCCGAAATGGGCGAACCGTCGATCTTCCGTCTGGCTGACGCGCTGGATTCCTACATCCCGACTCCGGAGCGCGCCATCGACAAGCCGTTCCTGCTGCCGATCGAAGACGTGTTCTCGATCTCCGGCCGCGGCACCGTGGTGACCGGTCGCGTAGAGCGCGGCATCGTGAAAGTGGGCGAAGAACTGGAAATCGTGGGTCTGAAAGACACCGTGAAGACCACCTGCACCGGCGTGGAAATGTTCCGCAAGCTGCTGGACCAGGGTCAGGCCGGCGACAACGTGGGCGTGCTGCTGCGCGGCACCAAGCGTGAAGACGTGGAGCGCGGCCAGGTTCTGGCCAAGCCGGGCACCATCACCCCGCACACCAAGTTCGAAGCTTCGGTGTACGTTCTGTCCAAGGACGAAGGTGGCCGTCACACCCCGTTCTTCGCGAACTACCGTCCGCAGTTCTACTTCCGCACCACCGACGTGACCGGCGCGATCTCGCTGGCCGAAGGCGTGGAAATGGTAATGCCGGGCGACAACGTGGAAATCAAGGTTGAGCTGATCGCCCCGATCGCCATGGAAGAAGGTCTGCGCTTCGCCATCCGCGAAGGCGGCCGTACCGTCGGCGCCGGCGTGGTTGCCAAGATCATCGCTTAA
- a CDS encoding YfhL family 4Fe-4S dicluster ferredoxin: MSLMITDECINCDVCEPECPNNAISQGEEIYQIDPNLCTQCVGHYDEPQCQQVCPVDCIPLDPAHEETQEELHQKYLKISGQA; encoded by the coding sequence ATGTCTTTGATGATTACCGACGAATGCATCAACTGCGACGTCTGTGAGCCGGAGTGCCCGAACAACGCGATCTCCCAAGGCGAGGAGATCTATCAGATCGACCCCAATCTGTGCACCCAGTGCGTGGGCCACTACGACGAGCCGCAGTGCCAGCAAGTCTGTCCGGTGGACTGCATCCCGCTGGATCCGGCCCATGAGGAGACCCAGGAAGAGCTCCATCAGAAGTATTTGAAAATTTCCGGCCAGGCCTGA
- the rsmD gene encoding 16S rRNA (guanine(966)-N(2))-methyltransferase RsmD, with product MSQTRNKVRIIGGDYRRRLLPFPEAEGLRPTPDRVRETLFNWLGQDLYGKSCLDLFAGSGALGFEAASRAARRVVMVEKSRKVHEALQANRRLLQAGAIDVVAGDALLYLKSSRESFDVIFLDPPYDSDLLQQALPLALARLSEEGVLYVEARQWPDALPDGVETLRRDKAGMVQYGLLGRSAQ from the coding sequence ATGAGTCAGACACGTAATAAGGTCAGAATCATCGGCGGCGACTACCGTCGCCGCCTGTTGCCCTTCCCCGAGGCCGAAGGCCTGCGCCCGACGCCCGATCGCGTGCGCGAGACGCTGTTCAACTGGCTGGGCCAGGATCTGTACGGCAAGAGTTGCCTGGACCTGTTCGCCGGCAGCGGCGCGCTCGGCTTCGAAGCCGCGTCGCGGGCGGCCCGCCGGGTGGTGATGGTGGAAAAGTCGCGCAAGGTTCACGAGGCGCTGCAGGCCAATCGCCGTTTGCTGCAAGCCGGCGCGATCGACGTGGTCGCCGGCGACGCGCTGCTGTATTTGAAGAGCAGCCGCGAATCCTTCGATGTGATCTTCCTGGATCCGCCCTACGATTCTGATCTGCTGCAGCAGGCGCTGCCGCTGGCGCTGGCGCGCCTGTCGGAAGAGGGCGTGCTTTACGTCGAGGCCAGGCAGTGGCCGGATGCGTTGCCGGACGGCGTGGAGACGCTGCGCCGCGACAAGGCCGGCATGGTCCAGTACGGCCTGCTGGGCCGCAGCGCGCAGTAG
- the ftsY gene encoding signal recognition particle-docking protein FtsY, translating into MFSFFKKKTKPAETPQIETPALLAPEQAPAAPETIAPVPEPQREPVAAPIAETAPASAEAAVAAIPDEPVPLKKMSWTERLKAGLAKTRDKLGKQLAGLFGGGKIDEDLYEELETVLLTADMGMDATEHLLQDVRERVSLKGLKDSSELKGALKDSLQDLIGPLEVPLNVEGKKPFVIMMTGVNGAGKTTSIGKLAKYYQSQGKSVLLAAGDTFRAAAREQLIAWGERNNVTVIAQQGGDSAAVCYDAIQAAIARGIDIVLADTAGRLPTQLHLMEEIKKVKRVIQKALPDAPHEVVLVLDANIGQNTVNQVKAFDDALGLTGLILTKLDGTAKGGVIAAIAKQRPIPLRFVGVGESIDDLRPFDSRDYIDALFE; encoded by the coding sequence ATGTTTAGCTTCTTCAAGAAAAAGACCAAGCCGGCCGAAACGCCGCAGATCGAAACGCCGGCGCTGCTCGCGCCGGAACAGGCGCCCGCCGCGCCGGAGACCATCGCCCCCGTCCCGGAGCCGCAGCGCGAGCCCGTCGCCGCCCCCATCGCGGAAACAGCCCCCGCCTCTGCTGAGGCCGCCGTTGCGGCCATCCCTGACGAGCCCGTGCCCCTGAAGAAAATGAGCTGGACCGAGCGGCTGAAGGCAGGCCTGGCCAAAACCCGCGACAAGCTGGGCAAGCAGCTGGCCGGCCTGTTCGGCGGCGGCAAGATCGACGAAGACCTGTACGAGGAACTGGAGACGGTGCTGCTGACCGCCGACATGGGCATGGACGCCACCGAGCACCTGCTGCAGGACGTGCGCGAGCGGGTATCGCTGAAGGGGCTGAAAGATTCGTCCGAATTGAAGGGCGCGCTGAAGGATTCGCTGCAGGATCTGATCGGCCCGCTGGAAGTGCCGCTGAACGTGGAAGGCAAGAAGCCGTTCGTGATCATGATGACCGGCGTCAACGGCGCCGGCAAGACCACCTCCATCGGCAAGCTGGCCAAGTATTATCAGAGCCAGGGCAAAAGCGTGCTGCTGGCCGCCGGCGACACCTTCCGCGCCGCCGCGCGCGAGCAGCTGATCGCCTGGGGCGAGCGCAACAACGTCACCGTGATCGCGCAGCAAGGCGGCGACTCCGCCGCCGTCTGCTATGACGCGATCCAGGCCGCCATCGCCCGCGGCATCGACATCGTGCTGGCCGACACCGCCGGCCGCCTGCCGACGCAGCTGCACCTGATGGAAGAGATCAAGAAGGTGAAGCGCGTGATCCAGAAGGCGCTGCCGGACGCGCCGCACGAGGTGGTGCTGGTGCTGGACGCCAATATCGGCCAGAACACCGTCAATCAGGTGAAGGCCTTCGACGACGCGCTGGGCCTGACCGGCCTGATCCTGACCAAGCTGGACGGCACCGCCAAGGGCGGCGTGATCGCCGCCATCGCCAAGCAGCGGCCGATTCCGCTGCGCTTCGTCGGCGTCGGCGAGAGCATCGACGACCTGCGGCCGTTCGACAGCCGCGACTACATCGACGCGCTGTTCGAATAA
- the ftsE gene encoding cell division ATP-binding protein FtsE, with translation MIQFDQVTKRYPGGNEALKNLSFTIETGEMVFLAGHSGAGKSTLLKLIAGIERATSGGVIVNGQNLSKLRASQVPYVRQHLGMVFQDHKILFDRSVFDNVMLPLDIIGFDRRDAAKRVRAALDKVGLLPKEKMMPIRLSGGEQQRLCIARAVVHRPSILLADEPSANLDRAYALDIMELFKSFHQVGVTVLISAHDETLMEDYGRRIIRLREGQFAA, from the coding sequence ATGATACAGTTCGACCAGGTCACCAAGCGCTACCCGGGCGGCAACGAAGCCCTGAAGAACCTGTCGTTCACCATAGAAACCGGCGAGATGGTGTTCCTCGCCGGCCATTCCGGCGCAGGCAAGTCCACCTTGCTCAAGCTGATCGCCGGCATCGAGCGCGCCACCAGCGGCGGCGTCATCGTCAACGGCCAGAACCTGTCCAAGCTGCGCGCGAGCCAGGTGCCCTATGTGCGCCAGCATCTGGGCATGGTGTTCCAGGACCACAAGATCTTGTTCGACCGCAGCGTGTTCGACAATGTGATGCTGCCGCTGGACATCATAGGCTTCGACCGCCGCGACGCCGCCAAGCGCGTGCGCGCGGCGCTGGACAAGGTCGGCCTGCTGCCCAAGGAAAAGATGATGCCGATCCGCCTGTCCGGCGGCGAACAGCAGCGGCTGTGCATCGCCCGCGCCGTGGTCCACCGCCCCAGCATCCTGTTGGCCGACGAACCATCGGCCAACCTGGACCGCGCCTACGCGCTGGACATCATGGAATTGTTCAAATCCTTCCACCAGGTGGGGGTCACCGTGCTGATCTCGGCCCACGACGAAACCCTGATGGAAGATTACGGCCGCCGCATCATCCGCCTGAGGGAAGGACAGTTCGCCGCATGA
- the ftsX gene encoding permease-like cell division protein FtsX: protein MKHFLYLNWQSAKQALAKIVRQPFGSLLTLLMLALALALPLSLYLAVSSVQEWVGRLTATPQITLFMEQAAEQADIAAVNSTLSHHPKVKSFTFVSKGQALQDLEKRNGLTGLSDGLDANPLPDAFVVTPKSLEPRELDMLQKELSGLPMVELAQFDASWAKRLYGMVEMGKKLTWFLAAALGLALVLVTHNAIRMQILARQDEIEVSKLIGATDSFIRRPFMYHALWQGVLAALLAWGLSSWLAAMANPAIREFAMLYGERVELRALNLPELAALIGVSAALAMLGARLAADHHLRKVEPK from the coding sequence ATGAAACACTTTCTCTATCTGAACTGGCAAAGCGCCAAGCAGGCGCTGGCCAAGATCGTCCGCCAGCCGTTCGGCAGCCTGCTGACCCTGCTGATGCTGGCGCTGGCGCTGGCGCTGCCCTTGTCGCTGTATCTCGCCGTCAGCAGCGTGCAGGAGTGGGTGGGCCGCCTCACCGCCACGCCGCAGATCACGCTGTTCATGGAACAGGCCGCCGAGCAGGCCGACATCGCCGCGGTCAACAGCACCCTGTCGCACCATCCCAAGGTGAAGAGCTTCACTTTCGTCAGCAAGGGCCAGGCGCTGCAGGATCTGGAAAAGCGCAACGGCCTGACCGGCCTGTCCGACGGGCTGGACGCCAATCCGCTGCCGGACGCCTTCGTGGTGACGCCGAAATCGCTGGAGCCGCGCGAGCTGGACATGCTGCAGAAGGAGTTGTCCGGCCTGCCGATGGTGGAGCTGGCGCAATTCGACGCCAGCTGGGCCAAACGCCTGTACGGCATGGTGGAGATGGGCAAGAAGCTGACCTGGTTCCTGGCCGCCGCGCTGGGCCTGGCGCTGGTGCTGGTCACCCACAACGCGATCCGGATGCAGATCCTGGCGCGCCAGGACGAGATCGAGGTCTCCAAACTGATCGGCGCCACCGACAGCTTCATCCGCCGCCCCTTCATGTACCACGCGCTGTGGCAGGGCGTGCTGGCGGCGCTGCTGGCCTGGGGCCTCTCCAGCTGGCTGGCGGCGATGGCCAACCCGGCCATCCGCGAGTTCGCGATGCTTTACGGCGAGCGGGTGGAGCTGCGCGCGCTGAACCTGCCCGAGCTGGCCGCGCTGATCGGCGTTTCCGCCGCGCTGGCGATGCTGGGCGCCCGCCTCGCGGCCGACCATCATCTGCGCAAGGTGGAACCGAAATAA
- the rpoH gene encoding RNA polymerase sigma factor RpoH — protein sequence MNTTFALPVPSTSGSLEQYIQAVNSIPMLTPEQETELATRFQQENDLEAARQMVLSHLRVVVSVSRGYAGYGLQQADLIQEGNIGLMKAVKRFEPGRGVRLFSFAIHWIKAEIHEFILRNWRLVRIATTKPQRKLFFNLRSMKSGFSALSEQEAKSIAEDLGVKPEEVREMEIRMTGQDVSLLADSDDEDSYAPIDWLADSHSEPTRALERRAFDMLQSEGLEYALSTLDPRSRRIVEARWLADDSGATLHELAAEFGVSAERIRQIEAKALSKMKAALSEGVVLDN from the coding sequence ATGAACACAACATTTGCCCTTCCGGTCCCGTCGACCAGCGGCAGCCTGGAACAATACATCCAGGCCGTGAACAGCATCCCCATGCTGACGCCGGAACAGGAAACCGAGCTCGCGACCCGTTTCCAGCAGGAAAACGACCTGGAAGCGGCGCGGCAGATGGTGCTGTCGCACCTGCGCGTGGTGGTGTCCGTGTCGCGCGGTTACGCCGGCTACGGCCTGCAACAGGCCGACCTGATCCAGGAAGGCAATATCGGCCTGATGAAGGCGGTGAAGCGTTTCGAACCGGGCCGCGGCGTGCGTCTGTTCTCGTTCGCCATCCACTGGATCAAGGCCGAGATCCACGAATTCATCCTGCGCAACTGGCGCCTGGTGCGCATCGCCACCACCAAGCCGCAGCGCAAGCTGTTCTTCAACCTGCGCAGCATGAAGAGCGGTTTTTCGGCGCTGTCGGAGCAGGAAGCCAAGTCCATCGCCGAAGACTTGGGCGTCAAGCCCGAGGAAGTGCGCGAAATGGAAATCCGCATGACCGGCCAGGACGTGTCCCTGCTGGCCGACAGCGACGACGAGGACAGCTACGCGCCAATCGACTGGCTGGCCGACAGCCACAGCGAGCCAACCCGCGCGCTGGAGCGACGCGCCTTCGACATGCTGCAGTCGGAAGGCCTGGAATACGCGCTGTCGACCCTGGATCCGCGCAGCCGCCGCATCGTCGAGGCCCGCTGGCTGGCCGACGACAGCGGCGCCACGCTGCACGAGCTGGCCGCCGAGTTCGGCGTATCCGCGGAACGCATCCGCCAGATCGAAGCCAAGGCGCTGTCCAAGATGAAGGCCGCGCTCAGCGAAGGCGTGGTGCTGGACAACTGA
- a CDS encoding PglL family O-oligosaccharyltransferase, translated as MTFQKISERLALLALCLIAIVPFASRVHFVPLPQWFGEINVIWLLLAAGAFLLPGGRLFDAMPRAGWLCLALAGAWALQPQFVHLLFPGMSYVTALAWLATALLASVTLSLRGAFGDREFAVWLARAVIVGGLAQSLIGTAQLTGLAPALGLFYDGSHPTSNIFGHIGQRNQYAHYLMWSVVSGVYLFAVGRLGRAWLIALVLWMALMLGWAGSRTILLYLVALSALAGLWHWRSRDENSRRMMLAMWAASGTILAAQFALPLFNHLISLLTHSDVENASGVARLAANGDDMGARRFAEMHKAWLAFKAHPLWGVGWSQYAAESVRLQPLPQFAAAGYNSGLFTNAHNLLMQLLAEMGGVVTALVVAGFVWAVLPFFRRKAEPEGVLALGCIAVTLTHSMLEYPLWYYYFLAMLVVFMAMAPRGERALAWPLRLPLLAALAWVGWLSISTTSMFWELVNLYVPTGNASKDKVRAERLIEIVETKPLFAYHALYTLDDYLPVNRDNLRQKLALEDRLTAFRPYPDVMLKRAQLELLAGEREKAERTLRTTLASFPTYAGQFLETLGDQDPAWEPLRRISREAYDKLPAKFRTLQE; from the coding sequence ATGACTTTTCAGAAGATTTCCGAGCGCCTGGCTTTGCTGGCCCTGTGCCTGATCGCCATCGTGCCTTTCGCTTCCCGCGTCCACTTCGTGCCGCTGCCGCAGTGGTTCGGCGAGATCAACGTGATCTGGCTGCTGTTGGCCGCCGGCGCCTTCCTGCTGCCCGGAGGGCGGCTGTTCGACGCCATGCCGCGCGCCGGCTGGCTGTGCCTGGCGCTGGCGGGCGCCTGGGCGCTGCAGCCGCAATTCGTCCACCTGCTGTTCCCGGGCATGAGCTACGTCACCGCGCTGGCCTGGCTGGCGACGGCGCTGCTGGCCTCGGTCACGCTGTCGTTGCGCGGCGCCTTCGGCGACCGCGAGTTCGCCGTGTGGCTGGCGCGTGCGGTCATCGTCGGCGGCCTGGCGCAGTCGCTGATCGGCACCGCCCAGCTGACCGGCCTGGCGCCGGCGCTGGGGCTGTTCTACGACGGCTCCCACCCCACCAGCAACATCTTCGGCCACATCGGCCAACGCAACCAGTACGCCCATTACCTGATGTGGTCGGTGGTGTCCGGCGTCTACCTGTTCGCCGTCGGCCGCCTGGGCAGGGCCTGGCTGATCGCGCTGGTGTTGTGGATGGCGCTGATGCTGGGCTGGGCCGGCTCCCGCACCATTCTTCTTTACCTAGTGGCATTGTCGGCGCTGGCCGGCCTGTGGCATTGGCGCAGCAGGGACGAGAACTCGCGCCGGATGATGCTGGCGATGTGGGCGGCCTCGGGCACGATTCTGGCCGCCCAGTTCGCGCTGCCCTTGTTCAATCACCTGATCTCGCTGCTGACCCATTCCGACGTCGAGAACGCGTCCGGCGTGGCGCGGCTGGCTGCCAACGGCGACGACATGGGCGCGCGCCGCTTCGCCGAGATGCACAAGGCCTGGCTGGCGTTCAAGGCGCATCCGCTGTGGGGCGTGGGCTGGTCGCAGTACGCTGCCGAGAGCGTGCGCCTGCAGCCGCTGCCGCAGTTCGCCGCCGCCGGCTACAATAGCGGCCTGTTCACCAATGCGCACAATCTGCTGATGCAGCTGCTGGCCGAGATGGGCGGCGTGGTGACCGCGCTGGTGGTGGCAGGCTTCGTCTGGGCGGTGCTGCCCTTCTTCCGCCGCAAGGCCGAGCCCGAAGGCGTGCTGGCATTGGGCTGCATCGCGGTGACGCTGACCCACAGCATGCTGGAGTACCCGCTGTGGTATTACTACTTCCTGGCGATGCTGGTGGTGTTCATGGCGATGGCGCCGCGCGGCGAGCGCGCGCTGGCCTGGCCGCTGCGCCTGCCGCTGCTGGCGGCGCTGGCGTGGGTGGGCTGGCTGTCGATCAGCACCACGTCGATGTTCTGGGAGCTGGTGAATCTCTACGTGCCGACCGGCAACGCGTCCAAGGACAAGGTCCGCGCCGAGCGCCTGATCGAGATCGTCGAGACCAAGCCGCTGTTCGCCTACCATGCCTTGTACACGCTGGACGACTATCTGCCGGTGAATCGCGACAACTTGAGGCAAAAGCTGGCGCTGGAAGACCGCCTGACCGCGTTCCGCCCGTATCCGGACGTGATGCTAAAGCGCGCGCAGCTGGAGCTGCTGGCTGGGGAACGGGAGAAGGCCGAACGGACGCTGCGCACCACGCTGGCCTCGTTCCCGACTTACGCCGGCCAGTTCCTGGAGACGCTGGGCGACCAGGATCCGGCCTGGGAGCCGCTGCGCCGCATCAGCCGCGAAGCCTACGACAAGCTGCCGGCCAAGTTCCGCACCTTGCAGGAGTGA
- a CDS encoding PglL family O-oligosaccharyltransferase: MVRHWAAEGGLLLFFTACFILPFLNFVRYMPLQDWWSDAPVVLAIGLAALFTLKRGGEGFALPAASLVLLLLTMLLAASNGLLLDNAKGSSQAVGSLLAMLLLSLWLDNRIDLPLQRICLLLAGAVLLGNGLQIVLGLIQALDLARWCRGWVLFDYNEPTTVMGNLAQRNQYAQYLSWGLPAACYLHAQDRLRTGLCVALVAMLAVMITWSGARLPLAYGLGICLVSWFWLRRAGADSVLRRMATALALSVLLLALVQLFNRELVWLLNWIGLPVHTFSGSERILDAGFGARRRIEWTKAWQVFVEHPWLGVGLGRYAAQSVWLEVFAGLPKAPENWLFTQCHNLVFQLLAETGGLGAAIAVGGLLACLLPFFGKGRQSAENLLLLLLAMMMLTHSMFEFPLWYLPFLAMLTTVCTLGPAPRWRLRTPIGLLRWSCIAGGMLMVAHVVSGAMIFQRFVQYSAPSRSAEENVRRVDYIGKVGVDPLWAKSADLVLGNYLMPDRKHLDLTLPFYEKLARDQPYVAVLLRLSLCRALAGREQGARDALAQAIANYPDEAPKLVFTLQAWQEPEISPLKAMALRAAQAYQEHGANTDAGRMAAVMTVAAPVTRSTLF; this comes from the coding sequence ATGGTCAGGCACTGGGCGGCGGAGGGCGGTTTGCTCCTCTTCTTCACGGCTTGCTTCATCCTGCCGTTTCTCAATTTCGTGCGCTACATGCCGTTACAGGACTGGTGGAGCGATGCACCGGTGGTGCTCGCGATCGGGCTGGCGGCGCTCTTCACCCTGAAAAGGGGAGGCGAAGGATTCGCGCTGCCGGCGGCTTCGCTGGTGCTGCTGCTACTGACCATGCTGCTGGCGGCGAGCAACGGTTTGTTACTGGACAATGCGAAGGGCAGCAGCCAGGCGGTCGGCAGCTTGTTGGCGATGCTGTTGCTGTCCTTGTGGCTGGACAATCGGATAGACCTTCCCTTGCAGCGGATTTGCTTGCTGCTGGCTGGCGCGGTTCTGCTGGGCAACGGCCTTCAGATCGTGCTGGGGCTGATCCAGGCCTTGGATCTCGCGCGCTGGTGCCGTGGGTGGGTGTTGTTCGATTATAACGAGCCGACTACGGTCATGGGCAACCTGGCCCAACGCAATCAGTATGCGCAGTACCTGAGTTGGGGATTACCAGCCGCCTGCTACCTCCATGCGCAAGATCGCCTGAGAACCGGCTTGTGCGTCGCGCTGGTCGCTATGCTGGCGGTGATGATCACCTGGTCCGGCGCTCGGCTGCCGTTGGCCTATGGACTGGGCATCTGTCTGGTGTCCTGGTTCTGGCTCCGGCGCGCCGGAGCGGACTCCGTTCTGCGGCGCATGGCCACCGCGCTGGCCTTGTCTGTGCTGCTGCTGGCCCTGGTGCAGCTGTTCAATCGCGAACTGGTCTGGCTGCTCAACTGGATAGGCCTTCCGGTGCATACTTTCAGCGGCTCGGAACGGATTCTCGACGCCGGATTCGGCGCGAGGCGGCGCATCGAATGGACTAAGGCCTGGCAAGTGTTCGTAGAGCACCCGTGGCTGGGCGTTGGTCTTGGGCGCTATGCGGCGCAGTCGGTCTGGCTGGAGGTGTTCGCCGGTTTGCCCAAGGCGCCCGAGAACTGGCTGTTTACCCAGTGTCACAACCTTGTCTTTCAACTGCTGGCGGAGACTGGAGGACTAGGCGCGGCGATCGCGGTCGGCGGGTTGCTGGCGTGCCTGCTGCCCTTTTTTGGCAAGGGAAGGCAAAGCGCGGAAAACCTGTTGCTGCTGCTACTGGCGATGATGATGCTGACGCACAGCATGTTCGAATTTCCCTTGTGGTACCTGCCCTTCCTGGCGATGCTGACGACGGTTTGCACGCTGGGGCCCGCACCGCGGTGGCGGCTGCGCACACCTATCGGCCTGTTGCGATGGTCCTGTATCGCCGGTGGTATGCTGATGGTGGCGCATGTGGTCAGCGGTGCCATGATTTTCCAGCGCTTCGTGCAATACAGCGCGCCCAGCCGGTCGGCAGAGGAAAACGTGCGTCGCGTCGATTACATCGGCAAGGTGGGCGTGGATCCCCTATGGGCGAAATCGGCCGACCTAGTGCTTGGCAATTATCTGATGCCGGACCGCAAGCATCTCGACCTCACACTGCCCTTTTATGAAAAACTGGCCCGGGACCAGCCTTACGTGGCCGTGCTGCTGAGGCTGAGCCTGTGCCGGGCGCTGGCGGGGCGGGAGCAAGGGGCTCGCGATGCTCTCGCTCAGGCCATCGCCAATTATCCCGACGAGGCGCCGAAGTTAGTGTTTACGTTACAAGCCTGGCAGGAGCCGGAAATCAGTCCCTTGAAGGCGATGGCGCTGCGCGCGGCACAGGCTTACCAGGAGCACGGGGCAAACACCGACGCGGGCAGGATGGCCGCGGTGATGACGGTGGCCGCACCAGTCACGCGCAGTACGCTGTTCTGA
- a CDS encoding pilin: MKKQRKQQGFTLIELMIVVAIVGILAAIAIPAYQDYTKRARVSEGLALADAAKTAVTEYYATNNAWASGTAPFNTTYGLAASITGNSVSSINVLANGVVQIAYNSTVSNGALVDLVPTVSAGSVQWYCTYTGSGTTAIASASQLSANWVPSTCRQ, from the coding sequence ATGAAGAAACAGCGTAAACAGCAGGGCTTCACCCTGATCGAACTGATGATCGTGGTCGCCATCGTCGGCATCCTGGCCGCCATCGCCATTCCGGCCTATCAGGACTACACCAAGCGCGCGCGGGTGTCGGAAGGGTTGGCGCTGGCCGACGCGGCCAAGACGGCGGTGACCGAATACTACGCGACCAACAACGCGTGGGCCTCCGGCACCGCGCCTTTTAACACGACTTACGGATTGGCGGCGTCCATTACGGGTAACTCGGTGAGCAGCATCAACGTTCTGGCGAACGGGGTGGTCCAGATCGCTTACAATTCGACAGTATCGAATGGTGCGTTGGTCGATCTGGTGCCGACCGTCAGCGCGGGCTCGGTGCAGTGGTACTGCACCTATACCGGCTCCGGCACAACGGCCATCGCATCTGCTAGCCAACTGAGCGCCAACTGGGTGCCATCCACTTGCCGTCAGTAA